Genomic DNA from Gimesia aquarii:
TCGTACCCGACTTCAGCTGCCAGATGACAGACTCGACTGGTACAACCGGAATGGCAATCTGCTCCTGTTCTCCTCCAATAACCTCTGTTTCCTGACTCCCACAACTCCTTTTCAGGTGATCTATCAATTCAGGATCGTTTTCAGTGATCGTTTCAAGATCATCCGAGGTGATCAACAAATTTAAAGGCCGCTCATCAATAATGGACTGCTTCAGTGAATCGTCAACTGATTCTTGTGTTACCAGACACATGTCAAGCAAATAACAATCAATGGGGTAAAAACGTTCCCGATTTTCCAGTAGAACTTCAAAGCATCCCTTCAGGTGCGCGCGGGCTGCTTCTCTATCATTAGCTAACGCTGCATCGGCAGCGGCAATGGCCTCCCGCTGAATGGTTGCCTCATCTAAGCTACTAAAATGGTGCATACAGCGGGTTAATAATTCTAATTGAATATAACAGAGCCCCAATGCATAAAAATCAGCAACCAAATCATCCGACAAGATCTCATGAGCCGAATCTTCCTGTTCAGAGTTGAGTGGCTGAAGAGCTGCTTCTGCCATTTCATCTCGCTCAATCTTGCCACTGACAACAGTAGCGCCATTCGACTCAGCCTCTTCAATCCAACCGTAAGGCAGCCAATCCTCAGAAGTCTTGGGAATGAGCAGCAAACGATCTGTCAAAAACTGCGGAGGTTCATCGGAACGATGCCAACTGGGAATGACTCGTGATGAGGCCAAAAGTTCAGGATGCCATGCCACCGCAAAGGCATTGAGCAGGCTCTCTGCGTCTTTTTCATCCAATTCCGTTGGAAAATCTTCAAGACTATGACAAGGGATCAATATCACAATATCATTGTATGTCATTATATTGCAATGCTTTACAAACTTTGTGTCATTCTATAATTTTGCCGGGAAAGCCCTGTTTTCGACGCTGACAAAGATTAGCATAAGCAAACCGCCACTGAGGATCTATAGAACCATCTCCAACAGCATTGATAAATCACAAATGCAAGATGAACTTATACTTAAATAAGCCCTATTTTGAACCCAAACCGATCAGCAACAGGATAAAATTGGTCAAAATCTTTTTTGAGAATCCATCAAAAAAACGACAAAATCGTATTAAATAACAGGATTTGCGGGAACTATACTCAATTAGCTCTCATCCTAAAAAATGAAAGCGTCATTACTAAAAGATTTCTGCCTTAAGTTTCTTACTACATTTTAGTTTCATTTAAAGGTAGTAAAATACTCAGAGTATTTATATTAATTTTCGTGAAGTCGTTTTCAAACGTCCTTTATTTCATTGACTTTAGACGAAATCCTGTGATAGCCTTATGTTAGGGAATTATTTGCTCTCAAAAGTGATTCTCTAACCTTTCTTAATACTAAACTAATTTAGAATGATTCTCATTTCGCTCGTCTGAATAATTTTCTTCAGCAAGTGGAAATTCACTTCGTTATTGATTCTGGCAACCACTGACACAGGTCGAACCAGAAAGTAGGAGTAACCGGACACATGGCAGATAATCAAGCTGTTTGGGGCATTGAGATTGGACAAGCTGGCTTAAAAGCCATACGTCTTCGCTATGCAGAAGCCGCCGACCAAGTGATTGCTGTTGCCTTTGATTATATTCCGCACCCTAAAATTCTCAGCCAGCCAGATGCGGTTCCTGATGAATTGATCAGCCAGGCTTTAGAAACGTTTCTGTCTCGTAACGAAATTAAAGGGGATCAGATCGCAATCAGTGTCCCAGGGCAGGCTTCCTTGGCTCGATTCATTCAATTACCACCGGTTCAATCGAATCGTGTTCCTGAAATTGTGAAATATGAAGCGAAACAACAAATCCCCTTTGCTCTTGAAGATGTCATCTGGGATTATCAGCCTCTGGGTGGAGGTGTCGAAGAGAGCGGTTACATGCTGGATGCCGAAGTCGGTATTTTTGCGATGAAACGTGATCAGGTCTTACAAACATTAGAACCGTTTGTCTCTCGAAAAATCGAAGTCGAATTGATCCAGATTGCCCCTCTTGGTCTGTACAACACACTTTGTTATGACTCATTAGGCATGCGAGTTGGTCAGGAATACGAGGGAGATCCTGAAGAGTCTTCCATTGTGGTCGATATGGGTGCTGACAGTACCACACTGATGGTCACGAACGGCAGCAAGATTTGGATTCGTAATGTTCCCATCGGTGGAAACCACTTTACGCGTGCTCTCACCAAAGAGATGAAACTTACATTTGCCAAAGCCGAGCATCTCAAATGCAATGCTACGCGATCAGAAGATCCACGCGCGGTTTTCCAGGCCTTACGTCCTGTTTTCAATGATTATGTCTCGGAAATTCAAAGGTCCATTGGATATTTTTCCAGCGTCAACCGCGATGCAAAAATTTCCAAAGTCTATGGGACAGGTAATGGATTCAAGCTTGCTGGTTTACAAAAATTCTTACAGCAGAACTTACAATACGAAGTGGAACGACTCGATGATTTTCAGGCATTGGTCGGTGATGCGGTCCTTAACGAACCACTGTTCCAAGATAATATCCTGACATTTACTGTTCCCTATGGGCTTGCGTTGCAGGCCTTACAACAAACATCCATTCGCACTACATTGTTGCCGCCTGAAATTGCGACAGCCCGTAAGATTCGTCGCAAAAAACCCTGGGCCGTTGTTACAGCTGCAGCCTTGTTAGTCGGGCTTTGTATTTCAGCAGTGGGATATAGCAATGTTGCCAACTCAGTTAGTACTGAGCGTTTTGGTAGCGCAGAAGGTAAAGTCAAAAATTTGACGACTCAAGTGAGCGGATATAAGTCCAGCTATGATAGCGCAGAAAGTGAATTTACTTCTCTCATTGAGACGGGAAACAAGCTTGTTTGGAACTTGGAAACAAGGGACGACTGGTTAGAGGTGTTCAAAGCCATAAATGAATGCCTACCCCGAGACATTGGTGACGAACTTGACAATGAAAAAATTGAACAAAGTAAGCGAATCAAATTACCTGGCATTACAGTAAAACACTACGCTGACTTGAATGAGTGGTTTGAGAAACTACCCGCGCGAATCAAGGCGGATATGCTGCAAGAAGACCAGGATAAAGCTCCGGAAGGAGAAGGCTTTGTCTTTACCCTGAATGGTCTACACTATCACCATGATGAATCAAAGCCGCAGACCGATATCGGTGCTTTATATGTCCATGAAACGTTACTAAAAAGCCTCAATTCATGGACAGTGAAAAATCCTAATTCTCCACAGGTCGATGTACGCAAAATGGGTATCACACATGCCGTCATTCTTTCAGATGAACGAAGCCCGTTTGATTTCTACCCCAAAGGTCGTCCACGCGGAATGCAACGAGGTGGCGAAGGAGGGGCCTTTGCTCCCGGTGGATTTGGAGGCTTTGGGGCCCGTGGTGGAGTCGGAGGCGCCCTGCCCGGGGAAGACGCCATAGGTATCGCCGGTGGTGGTTTGGGTGGCGCTGGTCGACCGCGCCTCGGTGGTAACCGTGTTGAAAAAGAAGCCAAACCAATGCGAATTCATCAAACAAAATTTATTTTAGAATTTGTCTGGAAACCGATTCCGGTACTTGAACGTCTGGAAACGCAACCAGAATCCTCTTCAAGTGAAGGGGAAGAAACTGCAGAAGCAGGTTAATCAACGCCTTACTTTCGAATTAAATACTGTAATATACTGATCAAAACTACTGATACCTTATTTGAGTCAATAAATCTCTGCGGAGAATCGAGGACAAACTCATGGACAAACTAAAACCGATTCTTGCTCATAAATTCTGGATTATTCTGTTTATCGCACTGCTACTCCCTGTTATTGGCTGGAGCATGGCGACAGGCAGCCTCGCCAAAGAGATCGAAGAACGAAAAACGGCTATTGATAAAGCCTTTACCGACGCGCAAATCTCTCCGAATCCTCCTAATGAAACATGGTCAACAGCCCTCAAACAAATCAACAAAGAAAAAGAAAATTATATTGGCCAATCGCATAAATATCTGTGGGACAAACAGAAGAGCTTGTTTGTATGGCCAACAAATATTGCTCCCTTGATGAAAGACACACCTTATCGTGGTGAGATATCTCGTGTACCACGAAACCTGTATCGTAGCGCTTACAAATTTGAAATTTTAAGAGTCCATAAGCTGGCAAACCCCTTTGACCTGAGAGAGGGAACCGGAACAGTTGATCTCTCTCCCAATGTGATTCCCCATGTTCCTTTAGACAAATGGAAAACGCTGCCACCAACTCCTAAAGAAATGTGGGACGCCCAGGAAGATGTCTGGCTTGTGACGTCCATTCTGGAAGCAATCGCGAATGTCAATAAAGGTGCGGCCAATATCAGTGAGTCTGCCGTTCGACAGATTTCCGTACTCGAATTGCGGGGTGGAACAGTTGGCGATGACGGCAGCGCCCCTGCTGGTGGCGATGGCATGGATCCCGGCATGAGTATGGAAGGAGATTTTGCTGCAGGCGGCGGCGGGGGACTATTTGGTGGTGGTAACCCTGGCATGGCAGGTGGCAAGGATGGAATGCAGAGTATCAGCGTTGATATGGATTTGACAGAAATCTTTGGAAATGATGTTGATGGCTCTGCTGGAGGAGGAGACGAGTCAGGTGAGATGATGGAATCTGCAGATGCTATGATTCCTGGAGGGCTCGGCGGCGGGTTTGGTGGGAGGGGTGCACAAAACCTCAAACGATACTACCACGAAGAAGAAGAGCTTCCTTACAAAACGCGTGCCTTTTATATGAAAGTGGTTGTTCAATCAACAAAACTACCGCACTTACTCGCAGAGCTGACAAAAATGCCTTGGCCAGTCGAAATTAAACGTGTTCAAATCGCAGATATGTTTGATGATAATCTCAGCCCACTTGGCCAAACCGGTGGTGGCATGGCTGGCCGCAGACCGGGCAGAGGTGGAGCTATGGCAGGCGGAAACGAATTTGATCTCGAAAATGGTTTGGATGGAGGCGTGGGTCGTCCAGGCGCTGGCTTTGAAGCAGATGGACTTCCTGGAGCAGGACGTGATCAAGGGCTCGAAAACAAAAGCTTACTTGATGCTGCTCTCAATGACCCGGAACTGGCTGTTGTTACGATCGCAGGCCTGATGACACTCTACAAACCGTACACACCTCCGGAAGGAGATGTCGTTGCTCAATCAGAGGGAGGGGAAATGAGTACAGATCAGCAACCAGCGACTGGCACAGAGCCACAACCTGCAGATTCTTCAACAATACCCCCTACAGAAAACCCAGCAACTCCTGTAGAGCCGACTGTTCCTGCAGAAAATTCAGAAAAGCAACCTGATGAGTCGAATACTGAAGAAAAACCAAAACAACCAACGGAGTCCACTCAACCGCAACCAGCAGACTCCGATCCTAATAGTCCACAGCCCCCAAAGACTGAAACCAAGTCAGAGGAAGCTGTAAAACAATAAAATCTGTTTACCTCAAAACTAAGTTTGACTAATTACAGTAAAAAAACTTAACCAAACGGAGAAGGTCCCGTGAAAAACTTGATGTCCAATCTCAAAGGAATGAATTACAAAGAATTTGCAGTAAATCACGGTGAAAAAATTGTCCTGTGTTTTGTTGCATTATTCATTGTATTTGCTGTCTTTACGTCAAAGTGG
This window encodes:
- the pilM gene encoding type IV pilus assembly protein PilM; this translates as MADNQAVWGIEIGQAGLKAIRLRYAEAADQVIAVAFDYIPHPKILSQPDAVPDELISQALETFLSRNEIKGDQIAISVPGQASLARFIQLPPVQSNRVPEIVKYEAKQQIPFALEDVIWDYQPLGGGVEESGYMLDAEVGIFAMKRDQVLQTLEPFVSRKIEVELIQIAPLGLYNTLCYDSLGMRVGQEYEGDPEESSIVVDMGADSTTLMVTNGSKIWIRNVPIGGNHFTRALTKEMKLTFAKAEHLKCNATRSEDPRAVFQALRPVFNDYVSEIQRSIGYFSSVNRDAKISKVYGTGNGFKLAGLQKFLQQNLQYEVERLDDFQALVGDAVLNEPLFQDNILTFTVPYGLALQALQQTSIRTTLLPPEIATARKIRRKKPWAVVTAAALLVGLCISAVGYSNVANSVSTERFGSAEGKVKNLTTQVSGYKSSYDSAESEFTSLIETGNKLVWNLETRDDWLEVFKAINECLPRDIGDELDNEKIEQSKRIKLPGITVKHYADLNEWFEKLPARIKADMLQEDQDKAPEGEGFVFTLNGLHYHHDESKPQTDIGALYVHETLLKSLNSWTVKNPNSPQVDVRKMGITHAVILSDERSPFDFYPKGRPRGMQRGGEGGAFAPGGFGGFGARGGVGGALPGEDAIGIAGGGLGGAGRPRLGGNRVEKEAKPMRIHQTKFILEFVWKPIPVLERLETQPESSSSEGEETAEAG